AATAGATTTAACATTCAGAATAAAGAAAGGGAAGTTTGGCTTCCCTTTTTTTATTTCAAACAGTTAATTATCATTCAGTTAAATAAAATTTAGAAATTAAGTGTAAGGTTTTGTAACTTTCGACTAAATCGAACAACAAATCAATATATGAAGATTGCACTTATAGGATACGGCAAAATGGGGCATGAGGTTGAAACTGTTGCCTTGAATCGAAATCATCAAGTTATTTTGAAGATTGATAAAGATAATGAGAACGACTTAACACCGCAAAACCTTAAAGAAATAGATGTTGCTATTGAGTTTAGTACACCAACTACTGCTTATCGAAATGTAAGAAAATGCCTTGAATCAAACATTCCTGTTGTTGTGGGTACAACTGGTTGGTTGGATAAACTTGATGATGCTAAACTCGTTGCAGATAATTGTAATACAGCTCTATTTCATGCATCAAATTATAGCATTGGGGTCAACATATTTTTTAGATTGAACAAAGTTTTAGCAGATTATATCAATAATGTGAAAGGGTATTCGTTATCAATTACTGAAACTCATCATACTCAGAAACTAGATGCACCCAGCGGAACAGCAATCACGCTTGCCCAACTAATAGCAGAGTCTATTGACGAGTTAAATGGGTGGACTCTGCTCCCCAATAAAAGTAATGGAAAGAT
This region of Bacteroidales bacterium genomic DNA includes:
- the dapB gene encoding 4-hydroxy-tetrahydrodipicolinate reductase; this translates as MKIALIGYGKMGHEVETVALNRNHQVILKIDKDNENDLTPQNLKEIDVAIEFSTPTTAYRNVRKCLESNIPVVVGTTGWLDKLDDAKLVADNCNTALFHASNYSIGVNIFFRLNKVLADYINNVKGYSLSITETHHTQKLDAPSGTAITLAQLIAESIDELNGWTLLPNKSNGKIPIEAIREGDVPGTHTVTFNSEQDEILLTHRAKSRKGFAVGAVLAAEFLVGKKGFFTMEDLLRF